The following proteins are encoded in a genomic region of Arachis stenosperma cultivar V10309 chromosome 4, arast.V10309.gnm1.PFL2, whole genome shotgun sequence:
- the LOC130973628 gene encoding uncharacterized protein LOC130973628: MEEPKAPETSPSPSSAAASSAPTTTQSSQLPPPSPSPTTTTTTSGAAIPSSTKKRPLESDSYSNYYKIRALIRDLRPHFIQVIRTPDYKNSKESREIREQLKIVVKLYDDMKAEAVLLAKYKQDGQTQQEQQPQHMKSPEQIQVEKSFTSRASSEIKVTALAEEGQGTYVVGGSAFGWNFITFSGKEAVYYGRTKEQFRSTQVRTQ; the protein is encoded by the exons ATGGAAGAACCAAAAGCACCTGAaacttctccttctccttcttctgctgctgcttcttctgCACCGACAACAACTCAAAGTTCACAACTTCCTCCTCCTTCACCAtcaccaacaacaacaacaacaacgaGTGGTGCTGCTATTCCTTCTTCAACGAAGAAGAGGCCTCTCGAATCTGATTCTTATTCCAACTACTACAAGATTCGCGCACTTATTCGAGACCTTCGCCCCCATTTTATCCAG GTTATCCGAACTCCTGACTACAAAAATAGCAAAGAATCCCGAGAAATTCGAGAAC AATTGAAGATTGTTGTGAAGTTATACGATGATATGAAAGCGGAAGCAGTTTTGTTGGCAAAGTATAAGCAAGATGGCCAAACACAGCAAGAGCAGCAGCCTCAACATATGAAGTCTCCGGAGCAGATTCAAGTTGAGAAATCATTCACCTCAAGGGCATCATCTGAAATTAAGGTTACGGCACTGGCTGAAGAAGGTCAAGGGACATATGTAGTTGGTGGATCGGCATTCGGCTGGAATTTCATCACCTTTTCAGGGAAGGAAGCTGTCTATTATGGTAGGACAAAGGAACAATTTCGATCGACACAAGTGAGGACTCAGTAG
- the LOC130975627 gene encoding uncharacterized protein LOC130975627 — protein MVKNPEADKVVRTVSMVAAITASYFLLTADYDYGPQSNVLEPVKKGILSAESTVKEYLFGSKKESQDNQIEKLDSNKEHP, from the exons ATGGTTAAGAATCCAGAAGCTGACAAGGTTGTTAGAACAGTATCCATGGTGGCAGCTATAACTGCTTCTTATTTCCTCTTAACTGCTGATTATGATTATGGTCCTCAATCCAATGTTCTTGAGCCT GTTAAGAAGGGAATACTTTCAGCAGAAAGTACCGTGAAAGAGTACCTTTTTGGATCCAAGAAAGAATCTCAAGATAATCAAATAGAGAAATTGGACAGCAACAAGGAGCATCCATAA